A genomic window from Vagococcus entomophilus includes:
- a CDS encoding glycosyltransferase family 2 protein, with product MKLIIQIPCYNEEETLEIALNDLPKKIAGIDEIEYLIINDGSKDNTVEVAQKWGIHHVVSFKRNKGLAKGFMAGLDACLRQGADIIVNTDADNQYCGADIEKLVRPIIEGKTDIVIGERPIADTEHFSPLKKKLQKLGSWVVRKASKSDIPDAPSGFRAYSRDAAMQMNVANEYTYTLETIVQAGRNKIAMESVPVRTNPELRESRLFSSMFGYIKKSVLTILRAFMMYKPLRFFTLLGGIFFVVGLIIGGRFLIFFLNGTGRGHIQSLILASTMLMIGFQTVIVGLQADLISANRKLLEDVQYRVRKMDYEQENKK from the coding sequence GTGAAATTAATAATTCAAATTCCTTGTTATAATGAGGAAGAAACGTTGGAAATAGCCTTAAATGATCTACCTAAAAAAATTGCAGGCATTGATGAGATTGAGTATCTAATCATCAATGATGGTAGCAAAGATAATACTGTAGAGGTTGCCCAAAAATGGGGGATTCATCATGTGGTTTCTTTTAAGCGCAACAAAGGTCTAGCGAAAGGCTTTATGGCTGGTTTGGATGCTTGTTTGAGACAAGGGGCAGACATCATAGTGAATACGGATGCAGATAATCAATATTGCGGGGCGGACATTGAAAAATTAGTTCGACCAATTATTGAAGGAAAAACAGATATCGTCATTGGCGAACGCCCTATAGCTGATACAGAGCATTTTTCACCATTGAAAAAGAAATTGCAAAAATTAGGAAGCTGGGTTGTTCGTAAGGCATCAAAAAGTGATATTCCTGATGCTCCGAGTGGATTTAGAGCATATAGCCGGGATGCTGCAATGCAGATGAATGTTGCCAATGAGTACACGTATACATTAGAAACGATTGTTCAAGCTGGAAGAAATAAAATTGCAATGGAGTCTGTTCCAGTAAGAACCAATCCTGAATTACGCGAATCAAGATTGTTCTCTAGTATGTTTGGTTACATAAAGAAATCTGTTCTAACGATTTTACGAGCATTTATGATGTATAAGCCGTTAAGATTCTTTACATTATTGGGAGGGATTTTCTTTGTAGTCGGTTTGATTATCGGTGGACGTTTTCTTATTTTCTTTTTAAATGGCACAGGAAGAGGGCATATTCAGTCACTAATCCTTGCAAGCACCATGTTGATGATTGGTTTTCAGACAGTTATTGTGGGCTTGCAAGCAGATTTGATTTCTGCCAATCGTAAACTATTAGAAGATGTTCAGTATCGCGTTAGAAAAATGGATTACGAGCAAGAAAATAAAAAATGA
- a CDS encoding YfhO family protein gives MNSKNPMRSNMKKFVKENKWLFIGIFGASLFVYSSYFFDHYNLSFLNIMYSFSPFDSMKIATKGPILSDVADHMYPVAYKYLHNLDFTYWMSSLGIGTTQSMSLYMYVLNYFYLLPFGVAIALISYSKFLIGFLGMYFFAREYGVKKVPAAIGAISYTFSAALVMWHGWPHSDVAMFAPFLFLFMEKFLKKLDIKYLFLVIIFLYLMLVAGMPTFAAYFLYLLGMYVLFYGIKNYRKEPKKLLFFFGGFGVSVLFAILLSLPYTGELLNSVGSNGYAASRKGQSSEVLSSDFLQTLIYPYIRSNTMTMHLNESTLFSGLFAILLLPFSFLNYKKKKNSLFWLTSIGILLLLIFTNWLTPIYSHLPMINTSLKYRVIVLLNFAFAINLAITLNDFFINQDYYKKNKIKALIAGYFSFIILLIAFKKVGLFSSLTGTQQSEVISSILLFITLFLMLFLLIKSKNPKILAVVSFVLCTASIYDSGNFAKEYLPFVSKQVSAVPKKTDTINFLQKNTQNNEKVVALGSWTFFPSTNMFYNLRDIRGHDFIYTNQDVQNYYEGIESDAYDSATRVSFSKIENTNLLKYMGVKYVVSPKANLVDDSYTGKELEPVGPIYTGTGIEQEIEAEQNDWNNIEFVAANYQHKFTNESMTLQIIDIDSGQVVVNKKTPLSKIKDNQVLNISFAPIENSKGKKYKILITSDNSEQLPFTLYKAAVSLYANDFIYNAEKVEGNLVVYLNYKDNAYKGKDKLGVHQYQNYSPQLQLINNIEIKKNSESVLSSMKQSYKKNTLFLDEEQARKIKNAKSLSKEKIAANEKITVIQDEDNGQVTLSVKTNTKRFLLMNEYNDGNWQAYVNGKKVQMYKGNYLFRAIEVPKGESKVKLVYAPTKVKLFIKIALSALILLIVLFIIKKRIQNWLTNYCKSK, from the coding sequence ATGAATAGTAAAAACCCGATGCGGTCGAATATGAAGAAGTTTGTTAAAGAAAATAAATGGCTATTCATTGGAATATTTGGTGCTAGCTTGTTTGTATATTCTTCCTACTTTTTTGATCATTACAACCTGTCATTTCTGAATATAATGTATAGTTTCTCTCCATTCGATTCAATGAAAATTGCAACCAAGGGACCTATTTTATCCGATGTAGCAGATCATATGTATCCTGTTGCGTATAAATATCTGCACAATTTAGACTTTACTTATTGGATGTCGTCTTTAGGTATCGGAACAACACAAAGTATGAGCTTGTACATGTATGTATTGAATTATTTCTACCTGTTACCATTTGGAGTAGCGATTGCACTCATTTCATATTCAAAGTTTCTGATTGGATTTTTGGGAATGTATTTCTTTGCAAGAGAATATGGAGTCAAGAAGGTACCAGCAGCAATTGGAGCCATTAGCTATACATTCTCTGCAGCGTTAGTAATGTGGCATGGTTGGCCACATTCAGATGTTGCGATGTTTGCACCATTTCTATTTTTATTTATGGAAAAATTTTTAAAAAAATTGGATATCAAATACCTGTTTTTAGTAATTATTTTTCTTTATTTAATGCTAGTTGCAGGCATGCCGACATTTGCAGCATATTTCTTATATCTACTTGGAATGTATGTCTTATTTTATGGAATAAAAAATTATAGAAAAGAACCAAAAAAATTGCTGTTTTTCTTTGGTGGTTTTGGAGTGAGTGTCTTATTCGCTATTTTATTGAGCTTGCCATATACAGGTGAATTACTAAATTCAGTCGGTTCAAATGGATATGCAGCATCTAGAAAAGGTCAGTCAAGCGAGGTATTGAGCTCTGACTTCTTACAAACATTAATTTATCCTTATATCCGCTCCAATACAATGACCATGCATTTAAATGAATCGACATTATTTTCAGGTTTATTTGCAATCTTGCTGCTACCTTTTTCTTTTCTAAATTATAAAAAAAAGAAAAATTCTTTATTTTGGTTAACTTCAATTGGTATATTGCTACTTTTGATTTTTACCAATTGGCTAACACCGATATATAGCCATTTGCCAATGATTAATACATCTTTGAAGTATCGGGTCATCGTGCTTTTGAACTTTGCATTTGCAATAAACTTAGCAATTACTCTAAATGATTTTTTCATCAATCAAGACTATTACAAAAAGAATAAAATTAAAGCATTAATTGCGGGTTATTTTTCATTTATCATCTTGTTAATCGCTTTTAAAAAAGTGGGGTTGTTCAGCAGTCTGACAGGAACTCAGCAGTCGGAAGTAATCAGTAGCATCCTTTTATTTATTACTTTATTTTTAATGTTATTCCTACTGATTAAGTCGAAAAATCCTAAAATACTTGCAGTTGTATCATTCGTTTTATGTACTGCCAGTATTTATGATTCAGGAAATTTTGCAAAGGAATACTTACCATTTGTTTCAAAACAAGTCTCGGCTGTTCCAAAGAAAACTGATACGATCAACTTCTTGCAAAAAAATACACAAAATAACGAAAAAGTTGTTGCTTTGGGTAGTTGGACCTTTTTCCCTTCAACAAATATGTTTTATAATTTACGAGACATTCGTGGACATGATTTTATCTATACAAATCAAGATGTTCAAAATTATTATGAAGGAATCGAGTCTGATGCGTATGACTCTGCTACTAGAGTATCCTTTAGCAAGATTGAGAATACTAATTTATTAAAATATATGGGAGTTAAGTACGTAGTGTCTCCTAAAGCTAATTTAGTAGATGACAGTTACACGGGAAAAGAGTTGGAACCAGTTGGGCCAATATATACTGGAACGGGTATAGAACAAGAGATTGAAGCAGAGCAGAACGATTGGAATAACATCGAGTTTGTAGCTGCAAATTATCAACATAAGTTTACAAACGAAAGCATGACGTTGCAAATTATTGATATTGATTCTGGACAAGTGGTGGTGAATAAGAAAACGCCATTAAGTAAAATTAAAGATAATCAAGTGTTAAATATTTCTTTCGCACCTATAGAAAATTCTAAAGGGAAAAAGTATAAAATATTGATAACCAGTGATAATAGTGAACAATTGCCTTTTACCTTGTATAAAGCAGCAGTATCACTTTATGCAAATGATTTTATTTATAATGCCGAAAAAGTCGAAGGCAATCTGGTAGTTTATCTAAATTATAAAGATAATGCTTATAAAGGAAAAGATAAATTAGGGGTTCATCAATATCAAAACTATTCTCCACAGTTACAGTTAATTAATAACATCGAAATCAAAAAAAATTCTGAATCAGTTTTAAGTAGTATGAAACAATCATACAAAAAAAATACTTTATTCTTAGATGAAGAGCAAGCAAGAAAAATTAAAAATGCTAAAAGCCTGTCTAAGGAAAAAATTGCAGCAAATGAAAAAATCACTGTTATCCAAGATGAGGATAATGGTCAAGTCACTTTGTCTGTTAAGACTAATACTAAAAGATTTTTACTTATGAACGAGTACAATGATGGCAATTGGCAAGCATATGTCAATGGAAAAAAAGTTCAGATGTATAAAGGAAACTATTTGTTCAGAGCGATTGAAGTACCAAAAGGAGAATCAAAGGTAAAATTGGTTTATGCACCAACTAAAGTAAAATTATTTATAAAAATAGCTCTGAGTGCGCTCATCCTGTTAATAGTGTTGTTTATTATAAAAAAAAGAATACAGAATTGGCTGACAAACTATTGTAAAAGTAAATAG
- a CDS encoding NAD-dependent epimerase/dehydratase family protein — protein sequence MNYLILGSSGFIGSNLVKKMTNSEDTVRLFDRHSNKMEVGHSTRTFISGEFGSEYDFDQLTEGIDVVFHLISTTVPASTVSLKKEIEDNVLGTIKLLDACVKNKVKKIVFISSGGTVYGKGAGIPFLETDETNPINSYGIQKLAIEKYIQLYYHLYNLDYRIIRLANPFGPGQNPNGGQGVVTAFCYKMIQNEPITIYGDGNVVRDYIYIDDAIDGILRIAQYEGENKIFNLGSDKGYSIREIVAFIEKVADKKFQICYEEARNVDVPYNVLNTGRYMEIAQTKKMTSILDGIEKLLSYFSSL from the coding sequence ATGAACTATTTGATATTAGGATCGTCTGGTTTCATAGGAAGCAACCTAGTAAAAAAAATGACAAATTCAGAAGATACTGTGCGCCTTTTTGACAGACATTCTAATAAGATGGAAGTTGGTCATTCAACTAGAACATTTATCTCCGGAGAATTTGGTTCAGAGTATGATTTTGATCAGTTGACCGAAGGTATTGATGTTGTCTTTCATTTAATCAGCACAACTGTCCCAGCATCCACGGTTTCTTTAAAAAAAGAAATTGAGGACAATGTATTGGGAACAATTAAGTTGTTAGATGCTTGTGTCAAGAACAAAGTAAAGAAAATTGTCTTTATTTCTTCTGGTGGGACGGTTTACGGAAAGGGAGCGGGAATTCCTTTCCTAGAAACAGATGAGACAAATCCCATTAACTCGTATGGGATACAAAAATTAGCGATTGAAAAATACATTCAGTTGTACTACCATCTCTACAATCTAGACTACCGAATCATAAGGTTGGCAAATCCATTTGGCCCAGGACAAAATCCTAATGGGGGTCAAGGCGTGGTAACGGCATTTTGTTACAAAATGATTCAAAATGAACCTATTACTATTTATGGAGATGGAAATGTTGTCAGAGACTATATTTATATTGATGATGCGATAGATGGAATCTTGCGTATTGCTCAATATGAAGGAGAAAATAAAATCTTTAATTTAGGCTCAGACAAGGGTTATTCTATAAGAGAAATTGTTGCGTTTATAGAGAAAGTAGCAGATAAAAAATTTCAAATTTGTTATGAAGAAGCAAGAAACGTAGACGTGCCGTATAATGTTTTAAACACAGGCAGATATATGGAAATTGCTCAGACAAAAAAAATGACCAGCATATTAGATGGAATAGAAAAACTATTAAGCTATTTTTCTAGCCTATAA
- a CDS encoding glycosyltransferase, with amino-acid sequence MMKKLLVTASTFPRYKHDTEPSFIYDLCKEYTKYYDVTVLVPAAPGAKDFEEMEGMHVIRYHYFPIKKLETLCYPGAIVPRIKEKKVRMLLVPFLFCSMFFNLKKIIKHFDFVHCNWLIPQGIIQAFFKKPYILTGLGGDVTSLNRGIVKKLKQKSVNNAKVVTAVSHDLKKELEKVYHAQNVKVIPMGCDLSLFSPENRKEKLFGDDGKKIILFVGRLAEKKGAQYLIQAIEKLENIKLVIVGDGPEKKMLYELAKKSKQEILFLGSKNKTELQEIYASCDVFCVPSVIAKDGDKDGLPVALIEAMASGSPVVASDVGGIGEAVINGENGYLIQPEEVEELAESLKKILDDKILRKDFSIQARKKAEEFDFQKIGEEYKTLFDAL; translated from the coding sequence ATGATGAAAAAGCTCCTTGTAACTGCTTCAACATTCCCTAGATACAAACATGATACAGAACCTAGTTTTATCTATGATTTATGCAAAGAGTATACGAAATATTATGACGTAACAGTCCTTGTGCCAGCTGCTCCTGGGGCAAAAGATTTCGAAGAGATGGAAGGAATGCATGTTATTAGATACCATTATTTTCCGATAAAGAAATTAGAAACTTTATGCTATCCAGGTGCGATTGTTCCCAGAATCAAGGAAAAAAAAGTAAGAATGTTACTGGTACCATTTCTTTTTTGCAGTATGTTTTTTAATCTGAAAAAAATCATTAAACATTTTGATTTTGTTCATTGTAATTGGCTAATACCTCAAGGGATCATTCAAGCTTTTTTTAAAAAGCCTTATATTCTAACGGGATTAGGTGGAGATGTGACATCATTGAATAGAGGCATTGTAAAAAAGCTTAAGCAAAAGTCAGTAAATAATGCCAAGGTGGTAACAGCAGTTTCACATGACTTGAAAAAAGAATTAGAGAAAGTCTATCATGCCCAAAATGTGAAAGTGATTCCTATGGGCTGTGATTTATCGCTCTTTTCTCCTGAAAATAGAAAAGAAAAGCTTTTTGGAGACGATGGGAAGAAAATAATTTTATTTGTTGGACGTCTAGCCGAAAAAAAAGGTGCTCAGTATTTGATTCAGGCCATTGAAAAACTAGAAAATATAAAGCTAGTAATTGTTGGAGATGGGCCAGAAAAAAAGATGCTTTATGAGCTAGCTAAAAAAAGCAAACAAGAAATTTTGTTTTTAGGATCTAAAAATAAAACAGAGCTACAAGAGATCTATGCTTCGTGTGATGTGTTTTGTGTGCCATCTGTTATTGCAAAAGATGGAGATAAAGATGGACTACCAGTTGCTTTAATTGAAGCTATGGCTTCAGGTTCTCCTGTTGTTGCAAGCGATGTAGGTGGTATTGGAGAAGCGGTAATAAACGGAGAAAATGGTTATTTGATTCAACCTGAAGAGGTAGAGGAACTAGCAGAATCACTAAAAAAAATATTGGATGATAAAATATTGAGAAAAGATTTTTCTATTCAAGCAAGAAAAAAAGCTGAAGAGTTTGATTTTCAGAAAATAGGAGAAGAATACAAAACGTTATTTGATGCTTTATAA